The proteins below come from a single Paramormyrops kingsleyae isolate MSU_618 chromosome 25, PKINGS_0.4, whole genome shotgun sequence genomic window:
- the LOC140582913 gene encoding uncharacterized protein, with translation MSPEKSPEDCWAVLRAAKNDFLAVLGKVYPEEMPLECAECCLVLYYLEATVILKHLQPPGVVEHMTVQEWMTRSTSEADHTVIVVKEHKTSAQQAATFALSSEEETWFDIYFTQVRPQLLSSKRSRTTLDDLGGDKRFFVSTTGRPVFNALNDLNRLHQKYKLDPVTYQTARRIFETATKDLTDQEKSLVADYLTHSTATADEHYRMKQSRNVVLASKLLKKLAGDSRTNQHQWWRPSEEMPHWAAGTQLHHRVCRHFVYSLPGGNQQGSAGLRTP, from the exons atgagcccagagaagagtccagaggactgctgggccgtgctgagggctgccaagaacgacttcttggcagtccttggcaaggtgtatccggaggagatgcccctggagtgtgcagagtgctgccttgtcctctactacctggaggccacggtgattctgaagcatctccagccaccaggcgtggtggagcacatgacc gtccaggagtggatgaccaggagcacgtccgaggccgaccatacggtgattgtggtgaaggaacacaagacgtcggcgcagcaagcggccacatttgcattgtcctctgaggaggagacg tggttcgacatctacttcacccaggtacggccacagctcctgagctccaagaggagccggacgacactggatgacctgggaggagacaaaCGGTTCTTCGTCTCCACCACAGGCAGGCCGGTGTTCAACGCTTTgaatgacctcaaccggctgcaccaaaa atacaagctggatccagtcacctaccagacggcccggcgcatctttgagacggccaccaaggacttgacggaccaagagaagtccttggtggccgattacctcactcattccactgcgacggctgacgagcactaccggatgaagcagtcgcggaatgtggtgctggccagtaagctgctgaagaagctggcaggtgactcaag gacgaaccagcaccagtggtggaggccatcggaggaaatgccgcactgggccgccggcacccagctccatcaccgtgtctgccgccacttcgtctactccctccccggtggcaaccagcaggggtcagcagggctcaggacgccgtag